The Stomoxys calcitrans chromosome 3, idStoCalc2.1, whole genome shotgun sequence genome includes a region encoding these proteins:
- the LOC131996230 gene encoding uncharacterized protein LOC131996230: MQHLQRLVLIYLIAAVPVSKQSLEHNFLTNDFDSSNGCISTLLAEIYQQSPYNTIVLMISRLEEEFRLHTIQTNLPKIIITKSHTWNLKQRFNSEIISVIVMRKRWDHKLFKSLVQTLDFMRQTKILIIAQWNETSLGSYFKENVLSISQQFRMTKIFLAFIPRKEGKIKYLYNLNPYPRYHWVLRTHFLEPFYPQHWRNMHRKSIIIFVEQTMPRVFLFLDGQGKLQMNGPWARLILLFAERFNASLHMYKSPVLDKSTFYTRIAELMEQNLIDIPITTDDGHDGKFHLNSAPIEVTQIKLMVPCPVPINTGKLYAMVLNFEFLCIIFISSLVFSIMHSLIDCLFARSLDFWSFVLNDKALPSVLGQSFIASKSPNLSLKLLYLLMFLNGLGISIQFAVRIRMLFTTPPYHKPVDNYDELNLSPVQILATNAIYSEPPYPLKNVMLTNNNSFFQEVRRNFNTSYGYYTTSSVWPMFKRQQQGLTDKIFCLYDNLTIRSTYSFAIRLQKDSEYKEPLDYLIHRVHDLGLMDAWRMTTFSDMLRTKDISLLRPKAVNNGPTTLLVGDLYSLWTIAATGWAISGVVFLIELALGHRRKNLKKLLNNLKEYTFS; this comes from the coding sequence ATGCAACATTTGCAAAGACTTGTATTAATAtatcttatagccgcagtgccAGTATCAAAACAGTCACTGGAACACAATTTTCTTACAAATGACTTCGATTCAAGCAATGGCTGTATATCAACACTGCTGGCCGAGATCTACCAGCAAAGTCCATATAATACCATAGTGTTAATGATATCAAGACTAGAGGAGGAATTTAGACTGCACACAATACAAACAAATTTGCCTAAAATAATAATTACGAAAAGTCACACATGGAACCTAAAGCAAAGATTCAATTCGGAAATCATTTCGGTTATTGTTATGCGAAAAAGATGGGATCACAAATTGTTTAAGTCACTAGTACAAACCTTGGATTTTATGCGCCAGacgaaaattcttataattgcTCAATGGAATGAAACATCCCTTGGAAGTTATTTCAAGGAGAACGTTTTAAGCATTAGCCAACAATTtagaatgacaaaaatttttttggcatttataCCAAGAAAAGAAGGAAAAATCAAATATCTGTACAACCTCAACCCTTATCCCAGATACCATTGGGTCTTGAGAACCCATTTTCTAGAACCCTTTTATCCCCAGCACTGGCGTAATATGCATCGGAAATCCATTATTATCTTTGTTGAACAAACTATGCCTCGTGTTTTTCTCTTTTTGGATGGACAGGGTAAACTGCAAATGAATGGACCTTGGGCCAGGCTGATACTATTGTTTGCCGAACGTTTCAATGCCTCATTGCATATGTATAAAAGCCCCGTATTGGATAAATCAACATTTTACACCCGAATCGCTGAATTGATGGAGCAAAATCTCATCGATATTCCCATAACCACCGATGATGGCCACGATGGCAAATTTCATTTGAACTCAGCTCCAATTGAAGTAACGCAAATCAAACTTATGGTACCATGTCCAGTACCTATCAACACGGGAAAGCTGTACGCAATGGTTTTGAATTTTGAGTTTCTTTGTATTATTTTCATATCTTCTTTGGTGTTTTCCATTATGCATTCCCTCATCGATTGTCTATTTGCAAGATCATTAGATTTTTGGAGTTTTGTTTTGAATGACAAAGCCTTACCCAGTGTCTTGGGACAATCGTTCATTGCCAGCAAGTCGCCAAATCTAAGCTTGAAGCTGTTATATCTTCTCATGTTTCTTAATGGCCTGGGTATAAGTATTCAATTTGCCGTAAGAATAAGGATGCTCTTCACCACCCCTCCATACCACAAACCCGTAGATAATTACGATGAACTCAATCTATCGCCTGTGCAAATTTTAGCCACAAACGCCATCTACTCGGAGCCTCCTTACCCGCTTAAAAATGTGATGTTAACTAACAATAATAGCTTCTTTCAAGAGGTACGTCGAAATTTCAATACCTCCTATGGCTATTACACGACCTCTAGTGTATGGCCGATGTTCAAGCGACAGCAGCAGGGTCTGACCGACAAGATATTTTGCCTCTATGACAACTTGACCATTAGATCCACTTATTCTTTTGCTATACGCTTACAAAAGGATTCGGAATACAAGGAGCCTTTGGATTACCTTATACATCGGGTACACGATTTGGGTTTAATGGATGCCTGGCGTATGACTACGTTTTCGGATATGCTAAGGACGAAGGACATCTCATTGTTAAGACCAAAAGCGGTTAATAATGGGCCAACTACATTGCTGGTAGGAGATTTGTATTCGCTTTGGACAATAGCAGCCACAGGCTGGGCAATAAGTGGAGTGGTGTTTCTTATAGAGCTAGCATTAGGACATAGAAGAAAAAATCTGaagaaattattaaataatttaaaagaaTATACATTTTCTTGA
- the LOC131996229 gene encoding uncharacterized protein LOC131996229, which translates to MQHLQRLLLLLLIGGVHHSKQGSKTDFPSNDYHTTNGFISTLLADIYRESPYNTIVLFISHPEEVFTQDITKIHFPKMIMGKGHTGNLKQSFNSEIISVIVMPRSWEPELFKSLEDSLNFMWQTKILIITEWNETPLGNLFKKNILRASQKLRMTKILLAFVATKEGKINSLYHLNPYPRYHWVLRTHVLEPFYPQYWRNMHRKSIIIFVEQSMPRVFLFLDSQGKLQMSGTWARLTLLFAEHFNASLEMYNTPALDKSTFYTRIAALMEQNLIDIPITFDSGNDGKWHLNSAPIEVIVASLMVPCPIPFNTRELYAMLLNVQFFSFIAISSLIFSTMHSLIEWIFAGLLDVWSFAINDKALPSVLGQSFIASKTPNLSLKLLYLLMFLNGLGISVEFVVRMRTLFTTPPYHKPIDSYDELNKSPLLSLATESIYTEPVYPIKNMVITNNSTFFQELRRSFNTSYGYYMTSSVWQTFKRQQQGLTDKIFCLYDNLTIKSSFSFAIRLQKDSEYKEPLDYLIHRVHELGLMDAWQTSTFSDMLKTKEISLLRSTASNRGPKVLLVEDLCSLWTIAVTGWALSGFVFLMELAIGHRKQNLSLD; encoded by the coding sequence ATGCAACATTTACAGAGATTACTGTTACTGCTGCTTATAGGCGGTGTACATCACTCAAAACAAGGCTCCAAAACCGATTTTCCTTCAAATGACTACCATACCACCAATGGCTTTATATCAACATTATTGGCGGATATCTATAGGGAAAGTCCCTACAACACCATAGTGTTGTTTATATCACATCCAGAAGAGGTTTTCACACAGgacataacaaagatacatttCCCTAAAATGATTATGGGAAAAGGCCACACAGGGAACCTAAAACAAAGTTTCAATTCAGAAATTATTTCCGTAATTGTAATGCCAAGAAGCTGGGAGCCAGAATTGTTTAAATCACTTGAGGACAGCTTGAATTTTATGTGGCAGACAAAAATTCTTATCATTACTGAATGGAATGAAACACCACTTGGAAATCTATTCAAGAAGAATATTTTAAGAGCAAGCCAAAAATTAAGAATGACCAAAATACTTTTGGCTTTTGTAGcaacaaaagaaggaaaaatCAATTCTCTATACCATCTCAACCCTTATCCCAGATACCATTGGGTTTTGAGAACCCATGTTCTAGAGCCCTTTTATCCCCAGTACTGGCGTAATATGCATCGGAAATCCATTATTATCTTTGTTGAGCAGTCTATGCCTCGTGTTTTTCTCTTTTTGGATAGCCAGGGTAAACTGCAAATGAGTGGAACCTGGGCCAGGCTGACTCTTTTGTTTGCCGAACATTTCAATGCCTCGCTGGAAATGTATAACACCCCCGCATTGGATAAATCAACATTTTACACCCGAATCGCTGCATTGATGGAACAAAATCTCATCGATATTCCCATTACCTTTGATAGTGGCAATGATGGCAAATGGCATTTGAATTCAGCTCCAATTGAGGTAATAGTAGCCAGTTTAATGGTACCTTgcccaatacctttcaacaCTCGAGAGCTATATGCAATGCTATTGAATGTTCAGTTCTTTAGCTTTATTGCCATATCATCGTTGATATTTTCCACTATGCATTCCCTCATTGAATGGATTTTCGCAGGCCTATTGGATGTTTGGAGTTTTGCCATAAATGACAAAGCCTTACCCAGTGTCTTGGGACAATCGTTCATTGCCAGCAAGACGCCAAATCTAAGCTTGAAGTTGCTATATCTGCTCATGTTTCTTAATGGCCTGGGTATTAGCGTGGAATTTGTGGTAAGAATGAGAACGCTCTTCACCACCCCACCCTATCATAAACCCATAGACAGCTACGATGAACTTAATAAATCACCTTTGCTGAGTTTAGCCACCGAGAGCATCTACACGGAGCCTGTTTATCCCATAAAAAATATGGTAATTACAAACAACAGCACCTTCTTTCAAGAGCTTCGTCGAAGTTTCAATACCTCCTATGGCTATTACATGACCTCTAGTGTATGGCAGACATTCAAGCGACAACAGCAGGGTCTGACCGACAAGATATTTTGCCTCTACGATAATTTGACCATTAAATCCAGCTTTTCTTTTGCTATACGCTTGCAAAAGGATTCGGAATACAAGGAGCCTTTGGATTATCTTATACATCGGGTACACGAGTTAGGTTTAATGGATGCCTGGCAAACTAGCACTTTTTCGGATATGCTTAAGACAAAGGAAATCTCATTGCTTAGATCTACAGCTAGTAATCGAGGACCCAAGGTTCTGCTGGTGGAAGATTTATGCTCACTTTGGACCATAGCAGTCACAGGCTGGGCTTTAAGTGGATTCGTGTTTCTAATGGAGCTGGCAATAGGtcatagaaaacaaaatttgtctttagattaA